A region of Sulfuricella denitrificans skB26 DNA encodes the following proteins:
- a CDS encoding NAD(P)/FAD-dependent oxidoreductase has product MSNMDRRSFIKLLGAATGVGLAGAPFITSAAEMLPKKGRRVVVIGGGYGGSIVAKYIRINDPSIEVVMIERDKKFVSCPFSNTVIGGFRDIKDNTITYENLAANNGIKVVYDEVTAVDTSAKKVVVSGGTISYDRLVLSPGIDFRFEEIEGYDPVATPKVIPHAWKAGEQTLLLRKQLVDLPKGGTVVMSIPVTPFRCPPGPYERISMMAWHLKNHNPTAKIIVLDANPDIVSKGPLFKKAWAKHYEGMIDYRPGNKVTKVDNKKRSVDTGVEEIKGDLVNLVPPQKAGMIAHKAGVVGEDKKWCPVNQLSFESTLAKDVHIIGDSCMAGAMPKSGYSANSQAKVCATNIVQLMNGQDLIDPSHTNVCYSYVTENEAISVAAVYKVAEGKTIAVANSGGVSPDLSELEAIYARSWIKNILHEMSS; this is encoded by the coding sequence ATGTCGAATATGGACCGCAGGAGTTTTATCAAGTTGCTGGGCGCAGCGACTGGCGTGGGCTTGGCGGGTGCCCCCTTTATTACTTCGGCCGCTGAAATGCTGCCGAAAAAAGGGCGCCGCGTGGTGGTGATTGGCGGCGGCTATGGCGGCTCGATTGTCGCCAAATATATCCGCATCAATGATCCCTCCATCGAGGTGGTGATGATCGAGCGCGACAAGAAGTTTGTGTCCTGCCCGTTCAGCAACACCGTCATCGGGGGTTTCCGCGATATCAAGGACAATACCATCACCTACGAAAATCTGGCTGCCAACAATGGCATCAAGGTGGTTTACGACGAAGTCACCGCTGTCGACACTTCCGCCAAGAAAGTCGTAGTGTCCGGCGGTACAATCAGTTATGACCGTCTGGTTCTCTCTCCCGGTATCGATTTCCGCTTCGAGGAAATCGAGGGTTACGATCCGGTGGCTACCCCCAAAGTAATCCCCCATGCCTGGAAAGCTGGTGAGCAGACCCTGCTGTTGCGCAAGCAGCTGGTAGACCTGCCCAAAGGCGGTACGGTGGTGATGTCGATCCCGGTGACCCCGTTCCGCTGTCCGCCCGGACCATACGAGCGGATCAGCATGATGGCCTGGCACCTGAAAAACCACAATCCGACCGCCAAAATCATCGTGCTCGATGCCAATCCGGATATCGTGTCCAAGGGCCCGCTGTTCAAGAAAGCCTGGGCCAAGCACTATGAGGGTATGATCGACTACCGGCCAGGTAACAAGGTTACCAAGGTTGATAACAAGAAGCGTAGCGTCGACACTGGGGTGGAAGAAATCAAGGGTGACCTGGTCAATCTGGTGCCGCCTCAGAAGGCCGGTATGATCGCTCACAAGGCCGGTGTGGTGGGCGAGGACAAAAAATGGTGCCCGGTCAACCAGCTAAGCTTCGAATCGACCCTTGCCAAGGATGTGCACATTATCGGCGACTCCTGCATGGCAGGTGCCATGCCGAAGTCTGGCTACTCGGCCAACTCCCAGGCCAAGGTGTGTGCGACCAATATCGTGCAACTGATGAACGGCCAGGATTTGATCGATCCATCCCATACCAACGTATGCTACAGCTACGTTACCGAGAATGAGGCAATTTCGGTTGCGGCTGTGTACAAGGTGGCGGAAGGCAAGACCATTGCCGTGGCGAATTCCGGCGGTGTTTCGCCGGACTTGTCGGAGCTCGAGGCGATTTACGCTCGAAGCTGGATCAAGAACATCTTGCATGAGATGTCTTCCTGA
- a CDS encoding anaerobic ribonucleoside-triphosphate reductase activating protein codes for MQIGGLTPLTSTDYPGCLAAVVFCQGCPWRCGYCHNPHLIPRGDAQLDWSAVMAFLRRRQGLLDAVVFSGGEPTLQDDLQSAISEVRDLGFKIGLHTGGTYPSRLKELLPVLDWVGMDIKATTDDYARVTATPGSGVKAWKSAELLLESGVSHEFRTTVHPLYHTTDSLLRLAEELSELGARHYVLQEFRPQGCADEAVSAYPAQELLDAALCSRIGAMFETFAVRHA; via the coding sequence ATGCAAATTGGCGGCCTGACCCCACTGACCAGCACTGATTATCCCGGCTGCTTGGCGGCGGTGGTATTTTGCCAGGGCTGCCCCTGGCGCTGCGGCTATTGCCACAATCCCCATCTAATCCCCCGCGGTGACGCACAACTCGATTGGTCGGCAGTCATGGCTTTTCTTCGCCGCCGCCAAGGCCTGCTGGACGCGGTGGTTTTCAGCGGCGGCGAACCCACTCTGCAGGATGACCTCCAGTCCGCCATCAGCGAAGTCCGCGACCTCGGCTTCAAAATCGGGCTGCATACCGGCGGCACATATCCATCCCGTCTGAAGGAACTTCTTCCTGTGCTGGATTGGGTCGGAATGGATATCAAGGCCACCACCGATGATTACGCCAGGGTCACTGCCACACCGGGTAGCGGCGTGAAAGCATGGAAGAGCGCTGAGCTGCTGCTGGAAAGCGGCGTTTCGCATGAATTCCGTACCACCGTGCACCCTCTATATCACACGACTGATTCGCTGCTAAGACTGGCAGAGGAATTGAGCGAACTGGGAGCGAGGCACTATGTGCTACAAGAGTTCCGTCCCCAAGGTTGCGCCGACGAAGCAGTCAGCGCTTATCCAGCCCAGGAACTACTGGACGCTGCGTTATGCAGCCGCATCGGCGCGATGTTCGAGACCTTCGCCGTTCGACACGCCTGA
- the nrdD gene encoding anaerobic ribonucleoside-triphosphate reductase, with amino-acid sequence MTDLSNQTNLNCDEIILTDDERQPCEVWTRVMGYHRPVTSFNVGKKGEHYERKFFQECRAKLAA; translated from the coding sequence ATGACCGACCTGTCCAACCAGACCAACCTTAATTGCGATGAAATTATTTTGACCGATGATGAGCGCCAGCCCTGCGAAGTGTGGACCCGCGTGATGGGCTACCATCGACCAGTGACTTCGTTCAACGTTGGGAAAAAAGGCGAGCATTATGAGCGCAAGTTCTTCCAGGAATGCCGAGCCAAGCTAGCAGCTTAG
- a CDS encoding ribonucleoside triphosphate reductase, with amino-acid sequence MADNQLESGSINLVSLPKGVLKRDGTLAPFDSEKIRSAIQRAGAATGDFDANEAFLLTAQVVKVLIHKFRAEPPHIEKVQDAVEQVLITANHLKTARAYIVYREQHTKLRLDRKTVVDVESSINEYLDQMDWRVNANANQGYSLGGLILNVSGKVVANYWLNHVYPPEVGVAHREGDIHVHDLDMLAGYCAGWSLRTLLHEGLNGVPGKVEAGPPKHMSSAVGQIVNFLGTLQNEWAGAQAFSSFDTYMAPFIRNDNLPYSCVKQYIQELIYNLNVPSRWGTQTPFTNLTFDWVCPEDLREQIPIVGGKEMPFSYGDLQVEMDMINRAYIEVMTTGDAKGRVFTFPIPTYNMTPDFPWESENATLLFEMTAKYGLPYFQNFINSELKPNMVRSMCCRLQLDLRELLKRGNGLFGSAEQTGSIGVVTINCARLGYLYQNNEEALLSRLDELMEIGKNSLEIKRKVIQRHMDAGLFPYTKRYLGTLRNHFSTLGVNGINEMIRNFSHDEHDITTNWGHAFAVRLLDHVRAKMLAFQEETGHMYNLEATPAEGTTYRFAREDRKRFADIIQAGAKETPYYTNSSQLPVGFTDDPFEALERQEVLQKKYTGGTVLHLYMTERITSAEACKTLVRRALEKFGQPYITITPTFSICPTHGYIDGEHKFCPKCDQELLAEKRNKKLAAA; translated from the coding sequence ATGGCAGACAATCAACTAGAAAGTGGCAGTATCAATCTGGTTTCACTTCCCAAGGGTGTCCTCAAGCGCGACGGAACATTAGCCCCGTTCGACTCTGAAAAAATTCGTTCCGCTATCCAGCGGGCCGGCGCCGCTACCGGTGATTTCGACGCCAACGAAGCATTCCTGCTTACCGCCCAGGTGGTCAAGGTTCTGATTCACAAATTCCGTGCCGAACCACCCCACATCGAGAAAGTCCAGGATGCCGTCGAGCAGGTGCTGATCACCGCCAACCACCTCAAGACCGCCCGCGCCTACATCGTCTACCGCGAACAGCACACCAAGCTGCGCCTGGACCGTAAAACAGTAGTGGACGTGGAAAGCTCGATCAACGAATACCTCGACCAGATGGACTGGCGCGTCAATGCCAACGCCAACCAGGGTTACAGCCTGGGCGGACTGATCCTCAATGTGTCCGGCAAGGTGGTGGCGAATTACTGGCTCAACCATGTCTACCCGCCGGAAGTCGGCGTGGCGCACCGCGAGGGCGACATCCACGTGCACGATCTCGACATGCTGGCGGGCTACTGCGCCGGTTGGTCGTTGCGTACCCTGCTGCACGAAGGCCTCAACGGCGTTCCCGGCAAGGTCGAGGCCGGACCGCCCAAGCACATGTCTTCCGCAGTCGGCCAGATCGTCAACTTCCTCGGCACCCTGCAGAACGAGTGGGCCGGCGCGCAGGCGTTCTCCTCCTTCGACACCTACATGGCGCCGTTTATCCGCAATGACAATTTGCCCTACTCCTGCGTCAAGCAGTACATCCAGGAGCTGATCTACAACCTCAACGTGCCGTCGCGCTGGGGCACCCAGACGCCGTTCACCAACCTGACCTTCGACTGGGTATGCCCAGAAGACCTGCGCGAGCAGATCCCCATCGTCGGCGGCAAGGAAATGCCGTTCAGTTATGGCGATCTTCAGGTAGAGATGGACATGATCAACCGTGCCTACATCGAGGTAATGACGACTGGCGACGCCAAAGGGCGAGTGTTCACCTTCCCCATCCCGACTTACAACATGACGCCGGACTTCCCATGGGAAAGCGAAAACGCCACCCTGCTGTTCGAGATGACCGCCAAGTACGGCCTGCCCTACTTCCAGAATTTCATCAATTCTGAGCTCAAGCCCAACATGGTGCGCTCGATGTGCTGCCGCCTCCAGCTCGACCTGCGCGAGCTCCTGAAGCGCGGTAACGGCCTTTTCGGCAGCGCCGAGCAGACCGGTTCGATAGGCGTGGTCACCATCAACTGCGCCCGCCTCGGCTATCTCTACCAGAACAACGAGGAGGCATTGTTAAGCCGCCTCGACGAACTGATGGAAATCGGCAAGAACAGTCTGGAAATCAAGCGCAAGGTGATCCAGCGCCACATGGATGCGGGATTGTTCCCGTATACCAAACGCTACCTGGGGACGCTGCGCAATCACTTCTCCACCTTGGGCGTCAACGGCATCAACGAGATGATCCGCAACTTCAGCCACGACGAGCACGACATCACGACCAACTGGGGTCATGCTTTTGCGGTGCGACTGCTTGATCACGTACGCGCCAAAATGCTCGCCTTCCAGGAAGAAACCGGCCACATGTACAACCTCGAAGCTACGCCGGCAGAGGGCACCACTTACCGTTTCGCCAGGGAAGACCGCAAGCGCTTCGCCGACATCATCCAGGCCGGCGCCAAGGAAACCCCCTACTACACCAACTCCTCGCAACTGCCGGTGGGCTTCACCGACGATCCGTTCGAGGCACTGGAACGGCAGGAGGTGCTGCAGAAAAAATACACCGGCGGCACCGTGCTGCATCTGTACATGACCGAGCGCATCACTAGTGCGGAAGCTTGCAAGACCCTGGTGCGCCGCGCCCTGGAGAAATTTGGTCAGCCGTATATCACGATTACGCCGACGTTTTCTATCTGCCCGACGCACGGCTATATCGACGGCGAGCACAAGTTCTGCCCGAAGTGCGACCAGGAATTACTGGCTGAGAAACGCAACAAAAAATTGGCTGCAGCCTGA
- the ubiT gene encoding ubiquinone anaerobic biosynthesis accessory factor UbiT produces the protein MNLPAFKFPKPLGAALSLLPAYPHSLLFSHALNLALGRIIQPDLLEPLHGKLISICVIDVGIRFFFSINSTGFVACKAGKTPDLTISASAYDFIMLGTRKEDPDTLFFSRRLVVEGDTELGLIAKNTLDAVELPKLELSQLMPGPVLERTASRLLATGR, from the coding sequence ATGAACCTGCCCGCTTTCAAATTCCCCAAGCCACTGGGTGCAGCACTCTCTTTGCTGCCAGCCTACCCGCATTCGCTGCTCTTCAGCCATGCGCTGAACCTGGCACTAGGCCGCATCATCCAGCCCGATCTGCTCGAACCGCTGCATGGCAAGCTGATCAGCATCTGCGTGATCGATGTCGGCATCAGATTTTTCTTCTCCATCAACTCTACCGGCTTTGTCGCCTGCAAGGCGGGTAAAACACCGGATCTGACCATCAGCGCAAGCGCTTACGATTTCATCATGCTCGGCACACGCAAGGAAGATCCGGACACCCTGTTTTTTAGCCGCCGTCTGGTGGTGGAAGGAGATACCGAGCTTGGACTGATCGCCAAGAACACGCTCGACGCGGTAGAGCTGCCAAAACTGGAACTTTCCCAACTCATGCCGGGCCCGGTACTGGAAAGAACCGCGTCTCGCCTGCTGGCTACTGGGCGTTAA
- a CDS encoding DUF1456 family protein, with protein sequence MINNDVLRSIRYALDLGDAKVVEIIKLAGRDVAQSDLASFLKKEDEEGFVECDDEVMVSFLDGLIIHKRGKMEARPEQDKNRNA encoded by the coding sequence GTGATCAATAATGATGTCTTACGCAGCATTCGATATGCGTTGGATCTTGGCGACGCAAAGGTCGTGGAGATCATTAAACTGGCCGGGCGTGACGTAGCGCAATCCGACCTCGCAAGCTTTCTGAAGAAAGAGGATGAAGAAGGTTTTGTCGAGTGTGACGACGAGGTCATGGTGTCGTTCCTGGACGGGTTGATCATTCATAAAAGAGGCAAGATGGAGGCCAGGCCGGAGCAGGATAAAAACCGGAACGCCTGA
- a CDS encoding DUF1456 family protein, protein MHQVLELAGFNVSKPELSALFRMKGHKNYRACGDQLLRNFLKGLTIRHRG, encoded by the coding sequence ATGCATCAGGTTCTGGAACTGGCGGGGTTCAATGTGTCCAAGCCAGAACTGAGCGCGCTGTTTCGGATGAAAGGGCATAAAAATTACCGGGCTTGTGGCGATCAGCTCCTCCGGAACTTTTTAAAGGGCCTGACTATTCGTCACAGAGGCTGA
- a CDS encoding PA4780 family RIO1-like protein kinase has protein sequence MKIPKRLAPLVEDGLVDEVIRQLMSGKEAMVFVVRCGEEVRCAKVYKEANKRSFRQSVDYTEGRKVKNSRQARAMEKGSKYGRKAQEEAWQSAEVDALYRLAAAGVRVPRPYNFHEGVLLMELVTDDSGNAAPRLNDLVLTEERAREYHHALIQQVVRMLCAGVVHGDLSEYNILVGSEGPVIIDLPQAVDAAGNNHASSMLDRDVTNLANYFGQFAADLRATDYGKEIWSLYESGELHAEVKLTGRFERSVKPADLVGVMREIDDARAAEEARLARINGM, from the coding sequence ATGAAAATTCCAAAAAGATTGGCGCCGCTGGTCGAAGATGGCCTGGTCGATGAGGTTATCCGTCAGCTTATGAGCGGCAAGGAGGCCATGGTCTTCGTGGTCCGTTGCGGGGAAGAGGTGCGTTGCGCGAAGGTGTACAAAGAGGCCAACAAACGCAGTTTTCGCCAGAGCGTGGATTATACCGAAGGCCGCAAGGTGAAAAACAGCCGTCAGGCCCGTGCAATGGAGAAGGGTTCCAAGTATGGGCGCAAAGCGCAGGAAGAGGCATGGCAGAGCGCCGAGGTGGATGCCTTGTACCGCCTCGCCGCCGCCGGCGTGCGCGTGCCGAGGCCGTATAATTTCCACGAGGGCGTGCTGCTCATGGAACTGGTGACCGACGACAGCGGCAATGCAGCCCCCAGGCTCAACGATCTGGTCCTGACGGAAGAGCGCGCCCGAGAATACCACCACGCACTGATTCAGCAGGTGGTGCGCATGCTTTGCGCCGGCGTCGTTCACGGCGACCTGTCTGAGTACAACATCCTTGTCGGAAGCGAGGGGCCGGTCATCATCGACCTGCCGCAAGCGGTAGACGCTGCGGGCAACAACCACGCCAGCAGTATGCTGGATCGGGATGTGACCAATCTGGCGAACTACTTTGGCCAGTTCGCCGCCGATCTTCGGGCTACCGACTATGGCAAGGAGATCTGGTCGCTCTACGAGAGCGGCGAGCTGCATGCAGAGGTCAAACTGACCGGTCGCTTTGAGCGCAGCGTAAAGCCGGCTGATCTGGTTGGGGTGATGCGGGAAATTGATGATGCCCGGGCCGCAGAGGAGGCTCGCCTGGCGCGGATTAACGGTATGTAG